The Armatimonadota bacterium region GGCGCGTCTGCGTTACCGTGCGAGGGTCGCCATCGCACGCAGTCACAGCAACGCAAGACCCACATCGGGGCGCAAGTTTGGCTGCCGGGGAAGGATTCGAACCCTCGACCTACTGATCCAGAGTCAGTTGTGCTACCGCTGCACTACCCGGCATCGTTTCGCGAGTATACCGGAGCGGCGAATGCGTGTCAACGAAAGTATTTCACAGGGTGAGTTTCGAATGCGTCTCGGTAACCAAAAACAGTAGCCATCCCCGAATCTACCCGCCAGGAGCGGGCCAGCAATTGGGGGAAGGAGCGCTTGATGGCACATGGCCGTTCTACAGCAGCGAAGGAAGACCTCTGTAACGCGATTGTCGGCTCGGCCGGTCGTCAGGCCAATGCCGGCTCCCTCGGTCAGATCGAGGAGTAAACCGGAATCGCGAGGGCACTCGTCTCCGAATGTACGTTCGACGTGCTGCTGATGGGTGCGAGCCTGTGTGGAACCTGGGCAGCACGTTGACTAGCCAGGACGACACCAAAGACAAGGCTCGTAGCGACCGACGGGTCCAGGAGCGATTGGACTCTCTTAAGACGGCGGGCCGGTTCCGGCGTTGCAGCGCTTCAAACGGCGCAGATATCGCACGGCTAAGCAGCGTGAAGCGCTGCGGAAAGAGCGCGGCCAGATCCTGTGTAACTGAGCCCGAACGAACTATCCCACGTGCCTCCAGGCAGGAAGGATGACTGGCTGTAACGCGGTGGAGGCGGCCCGTAAAGCCGTTGTGGCGGAGCGGATGAAGCCGCCGCGTATGCGATCGACCGCGCGCGGAGCCGATGCCATGCCGGCCGTGCGGACGACGCGGCTACATCCTGATCACGGGCTGCTATCCACAATGGCACGGGCGGCCCGATCGTATTAGCACGATCCTGGATACTAGTCTGAGTCGAACCTGAGGCAACCGTGATCCTCCACCAATAATAGTTTGGGACCGTCTGTGAACGCGGAACCGGCGATTCGCGCGTTGAATTTACTCACTGAAATGGTGAGTAAATGAAGCCTGAATACCGTCGTATTCCGATCAAGCTTAAGGTTGACCCTACGCGTTGCATGCCGGCGGCATTTGCCGGGATTATGCCATACCTTGATCTGTAGAATGCTCCGGGTACGCCAACCGGCTGTATTTGTGGTAGACCGGTGTCGAAGGGCCGAAATTGGGATTCAACGGAGCAGCGCCGATGGACCGGAACACTTCAGGCAGCCGCGCAACGCAACGCAACGCGGCCCGTCCGACTTGGCCGTTTAATCAGCTTGCGTTGACCCTCCTGTGCGTGCTGCTGTTCGGAATCCGGCATTTCCGCTCGGCGCCAAGTTCCAGCGTCTTCATTATGGCGGGAATGCGTGCACGGCGCTGCCCGGAACCACACCAGTTCGCGCCGGCCATCATCTATCCGTTCTATTTCGGGTACTGACACGCCCCCATTCATCCCCCAGAAGGAAAGCAAGCCATGAAGAGCGCCTATCTTGCGGCTGCGATCTTTGCAGCCACCGTGGTCGGCTCGGGATGCGGCGGCGGCGCCGGCCCGGCCGCAGTCAGTCGCACGTCACGTCCCCGGACGGTCGACGGCATCACGTTCAGCCAGGTTGTCGCGGTAGTTACTTTCTCTGGGACCAGGTGCCTGTCGATAACATTCACGGTGGCCAACGGCACAAAAGGCAGCGTGTGGTGGACGGGGGATCCGCTCTTCATAGGGACGGCAACCAGCGCTGACGGCAAGGTTACGGCCATCCAGCCGCCGCCCTCTGGGGGGACCTCTGGCACAGATGTGCTTACCGTTGACGTCGCGCCCGGCACGTCGCAGAGTGTCACCGAATACAGCCCGGACCTCGCAACCGGAATGTACACGGTGGTCACGTATCCAACCGACGGTTTGTTTGGAGCGGCGGTTGGCCCCCCGAATGGCACCGCTGGCCCTGCCGTTGTGCCGGGCGACCCCGCCACGACGGAAAATGCTAACCCGGTGACGATCTGGGTACCGTAGAGGCTGCGTGTAGCGACTCCGACATTGGGATCCGTGTTGCGCAGCTGGTCGCAGTCATCAGAGAAAGGGCGGTTGCGCAGTACATGACCTAGCAACCACACAAGACGCCGGCGCGTCTCAGAGTAGCCGACAACTGAACTCGACGCGAGATTCGGAGCGCATTTTCACGCGAGGCGTATACAGTCGCAACACAAACAGCGCAATCTAGCGCCAGATGGACAGGACAAGCGCCAGCACCGGACCCTAACCCACGATATTTCGACCGCTCAACGGCACCTGAAACTGGCTGCGGAAGCCAATCCGAGAAAACGGCGACCAATAACGCACGTGTGGCGCCAGCCGACAGCGTAGCTGGAGGATTACGGACAACGCACGTACTTGACATCGAAAGTTCAACTCGGCATAATAGCGGGTGAAACAGGCTCCGTTTGCCTTCAACAATCATGACCTTGTCCAGTCGCCATACCATGCAATCCGGGGTCGGCCGGTGTGCCTCGCGCAGCAGCCTGAATGCTGCAAGGCACATGGCGGCCTCTCCGGAGAACCTGGCCTACCTGCGGTACCTGCACCACGAGCAACAAAAAAGTTCTCGCTCTGCAAACCCGCTCTGTGCCGCCAGCCTGGAGCGGGTTTTTGTTTATACGGAGAACGACGGCGGATGCGCGCCCAGTACGCTGTTTCGGGGGTGGTATTGAGATGCATGGCGAGGTTCTGGTACTGAATAGCGATTACGAGCCGCTGAACGTCTGCCCGGTGCGGCGTGCCGTCATCATGGTTGTGCTCGGCAAAGCCGAGATGCTGCACGCCATGGAGGAGGCCGCGCCCCTCCGCGCCGATGGCAGCCTGCTGCCGCCGTCGGTAGTCAAACTGCGCACGCATGTGCGGCGCCCACTGCCGGAGTTGAAGTTGAGCCGGCGGACTATCTTTGCGCGCGATCAGTACACCTGCCAGTACTGCGCCAGCACGAGTCGTGAGTTGACGATCGACCATGTGGTGCCGCGACGCCAGGGTGGCAGCGCATCGTGGGAGAACCTGGTCTGCTGCTGCCGCAAGTGCAATGCGCGGAAGGGCGACAAGCTGATGCACGTGGTTGGCATGCACCTGCGGCGACCTCCGCGCCGCCCGCGCTACGTGCCCTACATCAGCCTCACCAAGTACCTCGCCGGTCAAAGCAACTCGGTGTGGCGCACGTATCTGCCAACGTTCCCAGACGTCTGTAACTAGGGCTCCAACCCCGGCCGAGCGGCAAACGCAGTGGGCAGTTAGGCGGAAGCAGATTGCGCCGCGCGGTGGGCGGTTCCGTTGAGCCACAGGTCGATCGGCTTCTCGACTTCCGGTGCATCGTACGGCCACGATATCGCACGCCCCTCGCCGGCGGACTGGTAGGCAGCCAGGATAATCTCGAGCACGGTGCGCCCGTCCTCTCCGGTCTCGATGGGCTTTTCGATACCCAGCGCGCAGTTCACAAAGTGCTGCAGTTCCGCCGGAAAGCCATAGTTGAGGATTTCGTCGA contains the following coding sequences:
- a CDS encoding HNH endonuclease; this translates as MHGEVLVLNSDYEPLNVCPVRRAVIMVVLGKAEMLHAMEEAAPLRADGSLLPPSVVKLRTHVRRPLPELKLSRRTIFARDQYTCQYCASTSRELTIDHVVPRRQGGSASWENLVCCCRKCNARKGDKLMHVVGMHLRRPPRRPRYVPYISLTKYLAGQSNSVWRTYLPTFPDVCN